ACCATTGGAAATTAGGTATTGGTTTGCTTCAATTGGTAGATTTTTATCTTCAAATTTATCGATTTTTTTAAGAACTCTTTTTGTAAGTTCTCTATTTTCCTCTTTTAATTTGCTGTTTTCCTCAAGAAGATTTTTAAAAAGTTTTGTGTAATTCTCTAGTTCTGCAACTCGTTTTTTTAAAAAGAGAACCTCATCACTCTCTGCTGGAGTAAAAAGCTCTAATTTTTCTGGAATTTTTTCAATTTCAGAAACGACAAACTTTCTACCTCCATGAATTTCAGATTTGAGTTCGCCGTTTCTAATTTTTTTATAGATTGTTGCAGTGCTACAACCGCTCTGTTCAGCAAAATCCTTGACAGATAAAATATCTTTCAACTTTATCCTTACAAATATGAACTTTGAATTGTCTCAATTGTCTCTTGTAATTTTTTATCTTTTGTTGGCTCTCCAATTGCGGAAAATTTCCACTCACCATTTTTTTTGTAGAGTTTTCCCATAATCATTGAGACAAACCCCGCAAATTTTGGATCATTCGCAATATCAAAAGATGCAATTATGTTTGTTGGACTTTTAAAACTCCCTTCAAAAATTCGTATTCTTGCAAAAGGAATTGTTGCAAAATCTTGTCCCTTAAATGAGTTTAAAACAAAAACAATTTGAGAAACTGAACTGTTTAATCTGCTTAAATCAACTCCAATAATCTCATTGTCAATTCCATCATCACCATCAGTATCACCTGTTAAATCATCACCGCTGTGCTGAATTGAACCATCTTTTGATTTTAAATTTCCAAAATATATAACATCAAGACGATTTCCATTTTCATCAAATGTAGCACAACTCCCGTCTAAATCAACACTCACTTTTCCAGTTCCAAAAAGTGTCTTTTTCTCAATCGCCCCCCAATTTAAACCAAGAAATATTGACGAAAGCGGTTTCCCACTCTCTTTTTCTAAGCTTATTTTTTGACCTTTCACAAGACTGATTGCCATATAAAATCCTTTTTTAATATTTCCTTCATTCTAGCAAATTAAAATTACAACAAATATTTTATTTTTTCCTTCTGAATTTAATTTAGCTTGTTTGGAAAAGTCCGAACACAAAGAATTACAAAAAGAGAACTTCGATTTTCCATTTGATTTGTGGGAAAGTTTCAGAAACATCAACTCCAAACTTTTGACCTTTTTCAGTCAATTTCCAAACTCCATCAGTTTTCATTTGCAAACCTTTTTCTTTAAAATTTTGATTCATTTCAACTGGTGAAATTCCCAAAAATTTTCCGAGTTCCGTTGGTAGAAAAAGCAAATTGTCAAAATTGATTTTCAAAGTTTCCAAAATTGAAATTCCATTTTGAGTTTTCACTAAATTATCAAGTTGGATTTTCTCAAAAACATTTTTTGAGTTGAGAGTTTCTAAAACTTTTTCACCAAAATTGAGAGTTTTTTGAATTTCTTCAAAGTCAAGTTTTTCAGTTTTTTGTAGAGAATATGAACCAGTTTTACGAATTTGTGGAAGAACTTCTCTAGTTATCCATTTTTTAAAACTTTTTGCTGTTGGTAATTTTGAGCCAAGAATAGAACTGTAAAGACCAGATTCATTAATCAGAATGATAGAGCCTTGATTTCCAAAAAATCCTTCTGGAATAGACGATCGCCTATCACGGGCGACCGTTTTTTTCTCGTCATCGTCAAGTCTTCTAAGCATTTTACTTGTTTCGCTGTAATTTAGTCATTTTGAATCTACTTTGGATTTAATTTTGGAAGAGAAGATTTTTAGCCGAATTTCTCTTTTTGGCTAAATTATAGGGAAATTATAATAAATAGTCAAGTATATTGTTTTTGATGATATAATTTATCAACTGCTTCTTTTAAAATTAGTAATTCTGGTATTTCTTTTAATAATTTCATAAAATTAAATCCCCAATTTGGTATTGGTGTTTTTTCACTTGACCAATCATAAACTGTTTGTTTTGAGACTCCGATTTTTTCAGCAAGTTCTTTTTGAGTGATTCCAAGTTCTCGACAAGTCTTTTTAACTAAATTTTCTTCACTTTTTGCCTCTTTTTTTTCCAATCAAAACCCCTTTGCAATTTAAGATATTTTATCAACTTTTTGGACTTGACAAATCTTTTTTTTTTTACAATTAGGTAGCTAAATTTTTTAGCAATTCTTCAAAAAAGGATTTTTATGGCTTGGTCTTGTCCAAATTGTGGATTAAATGTAGCAGGTAATCCAAACGAAACTTGGTGCTGGAAATGTGGCTATGATCCAATAAGCAAAAGTACAGTAAGGTCTTGTCAATGTGGAGACCTAGTTATAACAGAAAGAGAAGAAGTTCGGACAATAAATCCAAGAAGTGATATAAGGTGTAGTGAATGTGCTGGTGAGCCGTTAGATGAAATGGATATGATTGATGCAATTGCAAATGGAACTTATGGTGGAGATTGGGACGATATTCCAGGTTTTAAATAAAAAGCAAATTTACAACAAAATAATTGTTCGGATTCTTTCCGAACACAATTCATTCTAAAATTTCATCAAACAACTCTTTAACTTTTTTTATTTCAAAATTTTCTAGTTTTGCAACTTTTTTAACAAGTCGAGAGTTGTCAATTGCCCGAATTTGTGCCACCAAAATATCAGAATTTTGTAAAAGTTTTTCTCTTTTTGAAACACGAAATCGTAAAGGCCCAGCATTGTCGATAAGTGAAGTTGTCAAAGGCAAAATGATAGTTGTCGGATATTCACTAGAATTCAAATCATCGTTTTGAAAAATTATAACTGGTCGAGTTTTCCCAACTTCATTTGCTCTTTTGACTGGATTAAGATTTGCTAACCAAATTTCACCTTTAAATGCCGTCATTGAGACTATTTTCCATTTTTTGATTCTCTTTTAAGTCAGCTTGTAAAGTTTTTTGAATTGCATTTTGCAAACGACTTTTTTTGCTATTTTCAATATTTTGTGCATAAAATCTAATGGCTTCTCTGATAATTTCACTTTTCTGTTTGTTCATTTTTGAAACTAAATTATCAAGAGTTTCTGAAAGCTGATTATCTAATCGGACAGTTGCCACCATTTGAATTCCTGTAATTTTGTAATACAGTATTTTATCATGTTTGGAAAAAGTCCAAACACAAAAGAATTACAAAAAGAGAACCTCAATTTTCCATTTGATTTGTGGGAAAGTTTCAGAAACATCAACTCCAAACTTTTGACCTTTTTCAGTCAATTTCCAAACTCCATCAGTTTTAATTTGCAAACCTTTTTCTTTAAAATTTTGATTCATTTCCATTGGAGAAATTCCCAAAAATTTTCCGAGTTCCGTTGGTAGAAAAAGCAAATTATCAAAATTGATTTTCAAAGTTTCCAAAATTGAAATTCCGTTTTGAGTTTTCACCAAATTGTCAAGTTTGATTTTTTCAAAAACATTTTTTGATTTGAGAGTTTCTAAAACTTTTTCACCAAAATTGAGAGTTTTTTGAATTTCTTCAAAGTCAAGTTTTTCAGTTTTTTGTAGAGAATATGAACCAGTTTTACGAATTTCTGGAAGAACTTCACGACTTATCCATCTTTGAAAAGGCTTAGCTACTGATTTTCGACTTCTCATAATCAAGGCATAAAGACCTGATTCAGAAACAATAGTTAGTTCTTGCTCACCTCCAGAGGTAGTCATTTTAAATGACCCCCTTTCGTCTTCTTCTAAATCTACAAGAAATTGTCTATTGTTTTTAATTTCTAAAACAACAGATATATCTTTTGCAACAAACCAAGGTTCGCCATTAATTAATACGGTTCTAATTTTTACATTTTGGAAACTGAATGGTAGAATTTCATTCATAAAATTTCTTTAAGTTTTATTTCGATGGAGGGTTTTAGTGGATCACTCCGTCGATTTTGTATTATACAATACTTTCAGTTAATGTATCTAGTTTTTTCTTAAATTTAATTATCTCAAAGTTTATATTTTTTAAATTTTTATTTTCTACGAGTGTTTTAAATAGAAGTTCAATATTTTTTGGAATTTGATTTTCACCTCTACTCCACCGACTAATTGAAACAGGAGCAACTCCAATTTGTTCAGCAAGTTCTTTTTGAGTGATTCCAAGTTCTCGACAAGTCTTTTTAACTAAATTTTCTTCACTTTTTGCCTCTTTTTTTTCCAATCAAAACCCCTTTGCAATTTAAGATATTTTATCAAAAAAGAAGAGTTCCCCTTTCGGGGAAAATTATTACAAAAAGAGAGCTTCGATTTTCCATTTGATTTGTGGGAAAGTTTCAGAAACATCAACTCCAAATTTTTTGCCTTTTTCAGTCAATTTCCAAACTCCATCAGTTTTTATTTGCAAACCTTTTTCCCTCAAGTTTTGATTCATTTCAATTGGTGAAATTCCCAAAAATTTTCCGAGTTCCGTTGGTAGAAAAAGCAAATTGTCAAAATTGATTTTCAAAGTTTCCAAAATTGAAATTCCATTTTGAGTTTTCACCAAGTTATCAAGTTGGATTTTTTCAAAAACATTTTTTGAATTGAGAGTTTCTAAAACTTTTTCACCAAAATTGAGAGTTTTTTGAATTTCTTCAAAGTCAAGTTTTTCAGTTTTTTGTAGAGAATATGAACCAGTTTTACGAATTTGTGGAAGAACTTCTTCCATGATCCACTTTTCAATTTTTTCAGCTTCTGGAAGTCTTGATTTAATAATCAATCGCCAAACATCAGACTCTGGAATTAGTTTAATTAACCTTGCTTTTGAGCTAAAATTTGCATTCGGTATTTTACCGATCTCAAAATCAACTGCTCGTTTGCAATGTTGAGAAACTGCATCGGCTGGTCGCTTATAGCTTAAAAGTTCAGCTATATCTTTTGCCACAAAGTGTTCTA
This genomic stretch from Thiovulum sp. ES harbors:
- a CDS encoding Helix-turn-helix protein (PFAM: Helix-turn-helix), whose product is MEKKEAKSEENLVKKTCRELGITQKELAEQIGVAPVSISRWSRGENQIPKNIELLFKTLVENKNLKNINFEIIKFKKKLDTLTESIV
- a CDS encoding putative transcriptional regulator; the protein is MEKKEAKSEENLVKKTCRELGITQKELAEKIGVSKQTVYDWSSEKTPIPNWGFNFMKLLKEIPELLILKEAVDKLYHQKQYT
- a CDS encoding growth inhibitor (PFAM: PemK-like protein) — its product is MTAFKGEIWLANLNPVKRANEVGKTRPVIIFQNDDLNSSEYPTTIILPLTTSLIDNAGPLRFRVSKREKLLQNSDILVAQIRAIDNSRLVKKVAKLENFEIKKVKELFDEILE
- a CDS encoding Ribbon-helix-helix protein, copG family (PFAM: Ribbon-helix-helix protein, copG family), whose protein sequence is MVATVRLDNQLSETLDNLVSKMNKQKSEIIREAIRFYAQNIENSKKSRLQNAIQKTLQADLKENQKMENSLNDGI
- a CDS encoding putative stress response protein, TerZ- and CABP1 (PFAM: Bacterial stress protein) — encoded protein: MAISLVKGQKISLEKESGKPLSSIFLGLNWGAIEKKTLFGTGKVSVDLDGSCATFDENGNRLDVIYFGNLKSKDGSIQHSGDDLTGDTDGDDGIDNEIIGVDLSRLNSSVSQIVFVLNSFKGQDFATIPFARIRIFEGSFKSPTNIIASFDIANDPKFAGFVSMIMGKLYKKNGEWKFSAIGEPTKDKKLQETIETIQSSYL
- a CDS encoding prophage antirepressor (PFAM: BRO family, N-terminal domain), whose amino-acid sequence is MNEILPFSFQNVKIRTVLINGEPWFVAKDISVVLEIKNNRQFLVDLEEDERGSFKMTTSGGEQELTIVSESGLYALIMRSRKSVAKPFQRWISREVLPEIRKTGSYSLQKTEKLDFEEIQKTLNFGEKVLETLKSKNVFEKIKLDNLVKTQNGISILETLKINFDNLLFLPTELGKFLGISPMEMNQNFKEKGLQIKTDGVWKLTEKGQKFGVDVSETFPQIKWKIEVLFL
- a CDS encoding prophage antirepressor (PFAM: BRO family, N-terminal domain), producing MLRRLDDDEKKTVARDRRSSIPEGFFGNQGSIILINESGLYSSILGSKLPTAKSFKKWITREVLPQIRKTGSYSLQKTEKLDFEEIQKTLNFGEKVLETLNSKNVFEKIQLDNLVKTQNGISILETLKINFDNLLFLPTELGKFLGISPVEMNQNFKEKGLQMKTDGVWKLTEKGQKFGVDVSETFPQIKWKIEVLFL
- a CDS encoding prophage antirepressor (PFAM: BRO family, N-terminal domain): MNDKIISTSPQINTFSFNSSEIRVIVINGIEHFVAKDIAELLSYKRPADAVSQHCKRAVDFEIGKIPNANFSSKARLIKLIPESDVWRLIIKSRLPEAEKIEKWIMEEVLPQIRKTGSYSLQKTEKLDFEEIQKTLNFGEKVLETLNSKNVFEKIQLDNLVKTQNGISILETLKINFDNLLFLPTELGKFLGISPIEMNQNLREKGLQIKTDGVWKLTEKGKKFGVDVSETFPQIKWKIEALFL